Part of the Microcebus murinus isolate Inina chromosome 19, M.murinus_Inina_mat1.0, whole genome shotgun sequence genome, CTCTGTCCAATCTCAGGCAGCAGCTCTGTAGCACATCAGGATGGGCGTGGATCAGGCCTGGACAAGCTCACTTCCCCAACTTGCTTTGATTGGGGCCATGGAGTATGGCAGTAGGAGAAGGTCCCAGCACCCTGGGTCAGGGGCTTGGGGGCTCAGCGAGCAGCTGAGGCCAGGCCTAGAGGAAAGTGAGGTGGGTAGAAGCAGGGACGCCACAGCTTTCCTTGTGCTCCTCAAACAGCTGCTCCAGAGCCTTCATGTAGACGGCGTGATAGTGGTCAACTTCGTCCGTGGTGGGGTGGAGGCGCCGGGGCACAGGGATGGGGCGGCCCACTGCAGACAGAGGGAGACACAGGTGAGCGAGGGGCCCCCGCTGTCCATAGAGCAGCTGgcgccccctcccccacgggTGGCACTCACCCACGGTGGTTATGGGCACAGCAAAGGGCAGCAGCCCCCAGGAGTTGGCCAAGAACAGACTTCGGCCCCAGAAGATGCAAGGAGTAATGCCTAGGAGCTTCTTAAAGATGACCTGGCACCGAAACTGCCAGGAGCCATCAGCAAAAGCCTTCAATCTGAAGATGTCATTCTCCCCAAAGGAGTAAACGGGCACCAGCGAGGCCCTGGGAAGGGTGATGAGAGAGAAGAGGGGTGCTCAGGTTGCTAGAATGCCCCCACAAGGGCATCATGGGGGCTGCAAGTCTCTCCCCAGCCCTCATGAGGCCGCGTTCCAGAGCCTTTCAAAGCACAAGACAGTGCCTACAAAGAAAGATCTAGAAGAAGATACTCACATTTCTTGAGAAACAATTGTGTAGTTGGCCTTCACATACTTTCTCATTTAGTTGTTAGGACTATAACACAGTGGCTAGTCAGTATTAGGACTTTTCACAGGTAAAGAGACAAGTCCAAGGTCTTGCCTCTGAGATCAGGTCAGAAAGAGCATGCAGGGCTTTGAGCCCAAGGACCTGCCATTGGCACGACGCCCCTGCCTCTGCGtcactgggggtgggagggagcccgGGGAACGGGGCACAGAGCTTGGCTCAGAGCAAGACGCTCAGGGCTGCCATGAGCCTCCAGGTTTAGGACACAGTGCTTGGCTCTGGGGACACAGACCCCCGTCCAGGGCCCCAGATGTGTAGGGACTGAGAGGGAGTGTAGACCCACAGAGTGGACAGTCCAGGGGAGCTGTGGAGTCACAGCCAGCAGGCCCTCCATGCACACTCACCCGTGCCTCAGCGCCAGGCGCACAAAGCCTTTGCGTTTCCGGAGCGTGAGGCAGTGCTGCCCTGGGTTCGCATACAGGGCCTCATGTGCACCCCCTATTGCAATGACCACGGCCTGTCCACGCTTGGGCTGGGACAGGACAAAGTCCAGGCTCTGGCGGTTCACAGGACGCACTCCTGTAGGCAGGGGTAGGTGGGAAGCAGTCAGCAGCCCTCCACTGGCCCTTGGTCCCTCACCCTTAGTATAGGACAGGTGAACCCTGAATTCTGTTACTTCCAAACCCGCACCCAATCCCCATGTCAGAGCCCAACAGTGAAGCCACTCACTGATGCCCGCTGTGAGCGTGGCCGATGTTCTGGCCAGGTCCCTGCACTCGGAAGAGGGATGCCCTGGGTGTCCCAGTGTGTGGGGAGCAATTGCCCAATTCTGCTAGAGGCTCACCATAGCTCATAATGTAATCTCGGTAGactgggaggcagaagaggccACTCAGTCCAGTTTGACAGGTCTGAATCCCTGGGAAGTGCTTGGAGAAGCCATTGCCCTCCGTGGAGAAATTACAGGTAGTACTGGCACACACGATACCATGTGGGTGACTTCCTACCACGTAGTTCTGGTTGGGGGGCAGCTCTGCTGTTTTCACCAGCTTCAGGGTGTTGGGCAGGATGAGcgggggaggcagagaagggaagacACCAGCTGAAAAGAGTTGCCCTGCCCCCCAACAGATTTCAGAATTCAAGGTCCTAGGATGGGATCA contains:
- the LOC105868397 gene encoding 2-acylglycerol O-acyltransferase 3-like, giving the protein MCCTRCPLCGGDTGLFEEHKERSGDRNLPRLSPQTFSFLLCSQDSCWQRGGTGMEVSAASPPSVTPKSRWKQCREMMAAYQWVLSFLFMVQKQIHSFLFFHPGPFFSLLIIFLLFTSLWSISVLYLVWLYLDWDTPNQGGRRCDWMRNLTVWKDMRDYYPIKLVKTAELPPNQNYVVGSHPHGIVCASTTCNFSTEGNGFSKHFPGIQTCQTGLSGLFCLPVYRDYIMSYGVRPVNRQSLDFVLSQPKRGQAVVIAIGGAHEALYANPGQHCLTLRKRKGFVRLALRHGASLVPVYSFGENDIFRLKAFADGSWQFRCQVIFKKLLGITPCIFWGRSLFLANSWGLLPFAVPITTVVGRPIPVPRRLHPTTDEVDHYHAVYMKALEQLFEEHKESCGVPASTHLTFL